A region of Desulfolithobacter dissulfuricans DNA encodes the following proteins:
- the pgsA gene encoding CDP-diacylglycerol--glycerol-3-phosphate 3-phosphatidyltransferase translates to MNQVVNIPNVVTALRFFLSGVLAVMLMPEQTPGLAFWSFLVFIIAAASDWVDGFVARRTKAETVLGKLMDPLADKVLVATALIMLIPLGRLPAWLALVILCREMIITGLRGIAASAGIVVSASGLGKAKSVTQYVGLATLIFPADMLPIPALHQIGLGILYVALLLTIWSGVDYFLKLKNIFLAPAE, encoded by the coding sequence GTGAATCAGGTAGTCAATATACCCAATGTTGTTACGGCGCTTCGTTTTTTTCTCTCCGGCGTGCTGGCTGTGATGCTGATGCCGGAGCAGACCCCAGGGCTTGCCTTCTGGTCCTTTCTGGTCTTTATCATCGCCGCCGCCTCGGACTGGGTGGATGGCTTTGTCGCCCGCCGTACCAAGGCGGAAACCGTGCTGGGCAAACTCATGGATCCGCTGGCCGACAAAGTGCTGGTGGCCACGGCACTCATCATGCTCATTCCCCTGGGACGGCTGCCGGCCTGGCTGGCCCTGGTCATTCTCTGCCGGGAAATGATCATCACCGGCCTGCGGGGAATCGCCGCCTCGGCCGGTATCGTGGTCTCGGCCTCCGGCCTTGGCAAGGCCAAGTCGGTGACCCAGTATGTGGGCCTCGCCACCCTGATCTTCCCCGCCGACATGCTGCCCATCCCGGCCCTGCATCAGATCGGGCTGGGTATCCTCTATGTGGCCCTGCTGCTGACCATCTGGTCCGGCGTCGACTATTTCCTCAAGCTGAAAAATATCTTCCTCGCCCCGGCCGAATGA
- a CDS encoding sulfite exporter TauE/SafE family protein, translated as MVTALLTGTVFLAAGFVQGLTGFGSALVAIPLLSLLMDVKTAVPLCTLSGMVITSYLGWQLRDHLHWHRIRPLLLGSIPGVLAGVTLLKKVDSDVIRSGIGVLLITYSTYNLLVRPRPVNPGRFWAILAGFLTGAIGAAFSAGGPPVIIYTSMTSWKKDVIKATLTGFFVLNGVVTVTVHATSGITTSTVLGYFAVAAPCVLAGTMLGSRVYGRIRRDTYIRLIYWFLIAMGIMLVAG; from the coding sequence ATGGTAACCGCCCTTCTTACAGGTACTGTTTTTCTGGCCGCCGGCTTTGTCCAGGGGCTGACCGGCTTTGGTTCCGCCCTGGTGGCCATCCCCCTGCTCAGCCTGCTGATGGACGTCAAGACCGCGGTACCGCTCTGTACCCTGAGCGGAATGGTCATCACCTCCTATCTCGGCTGGCAGCTGCGGGACCATCTCCACTGGCACCGGATCCGGCCTCTGCTGCTGGGCTCCATTCCCGGTGTCCTGGCCGGAGTGACCCTGCTCAAGAAGGTGGATTCCGACGTCATCCGTAGCGGTATCGGAGTGCTGCTGATCACCTACTCCACCTACAACCTGCTGGTGCGGCCCAGGCCAGTGAACCCGGGACGATTCTGGGCCATCCTGGCCGGTTTTCTCACCGGGGCCATTGGCGCCGCTTTCAGCGCCGGCGGACCGCCGGTCATCATTTATACCTCCATGACCAGCTGGAAAAAGGATGTGATCAAAGCCACCCTCACCGGTTTCTTTGTCCTCAATGGCGTGGTGACGGTGACGGTCCATGCGACAAGCGGCATCACCACCTCCACGGTTCTCGGTTATTTTGCTGTGGCCGCACCCTGCGTGCTCGCCGGCACCATGCTGGGCTCGCGGGTGTATGGCAGAATCCGGCGGGATACCTACATCCGGCTGATCTACTGGTTCCTGATCGCGATGGGTATTATGCTGGTAGCCGGCTGA